In a single window of the Zea mays cultivar B73 chromosome 5, Zm-B73-REFERENCE-NAM-5.0, whole genome shotgun sequence genome:
- the LOC103627165 gene encoding pectinesterase inhibitor 8, with the protein MSRALLMVAALAAVHGLTLTGVDATVVATCLAASNSDGRVNYDFCVSELNKHRDSPGADTAGLAKVAANVGLNSAGGAVNEIEALLAAKPPPPDARTSAALRLCERLYYDMELAFAGAYDEINALNYTAGKQMAADADSLVRRCTGGFAQAGLLPPEPVARRGAYAMQIAIVCTAITNLIISP; encoded by the coding sequence ATGTCGAGGGCCCTCCTGATGGTAGCAGCCCTGGCCGCCGTCCACGGGCTGACGCTCACCGGCGTCGACGCGACCGTGGTGGCGACATGCCTGGCGGCGTCCAACAGCGACGGACGCGTCAACTACGACTTCTGCGTGTCGGAGCTGAACAAGCATCGCGACAGCCCGGGCGCCGACACCGCGGGCCTGGCCAAGGTGGCGGCCAACGTCGGCCTGAACAGCGCCGGCGGCGCGGTGAACGAGATCGAGGCCCTGCTCGCCGCGAAGCCGCCGCCGCCGGACGCCCGGACCAGCGCCGCGCTGCGGCTGTGCGAGCGGCTCTACTACGACATGGAGCTCGCCTTCGCGGGGGCCTACGACGAGATCAACGCGCTCAACTACACTGCGGGGAAGCAGATGGCCGCCGACGCCGACTCGCTGGTGCGCCGGTGCACCGGCGGCTTCGCCCAGGCTGGGCTCCTGCCGCCAGAGCCCGTCGCGCGGCGAGGCGCGTACGCCATGCAGATCGCCATCGTGTGCACGGCCATTACCAACCTCATCATCAGTCCGTGA